The following proteins come from a genomic window of Iamia sp. SCSIO 61187:
- the atpE gene encoding ATP synthase F0 subunit C: MLLAEITDTGLAALTYGLGAIGPGIGIGYLVGQSVQAMARQPEAAGMVRTTMFLGIAFVEALALIGFVVFFLGGA; this comes from the coding sequence ATGCTCCTCGCAGAGATCACCGACACCGGCCTGGCGGCCCTGACCTACGGCCTGGGCGCCATCGGCCCGGGCATCGGCATCGGCTACCTGGTCGGCCAGTCCGTCCAGGCCATGGCGCGCCAGCCGGAGGCCGCCGGCATGGTGCGCACCACCATGTTCCTCGGCATCGCCTTCGTCGAGGCCCTCGCCCTCATCGGCTTCGTGGTCTTCTTCCTCGGTGGAGCGTGA
- the atpB gene encoding F0F1 ATP synthase subunit A: protein MFALEFPPLSHIVNWPGFVGDGAWWEINKVVLVYGFAVLFTLLIFVLGNKKQLVPTGAQNLAEISVEFVEEQLIEPTIGHTNRRWLAPFMLSLFFFIFFTNIFEVIPVIQMPASARIALPMLLAVTSYVLYHGAGIKEHKLKYITHTMFPPGVPWPLYILVVPIEFVSKFLVQPFSHTVRLFANLLAGHILLVTFGVLSAGLWTTKWYVVFLPLPAFGVVFFTAFEVMVSFLQAYVFTLLFGVYFGAAVSHEH, encoded by the coding sequence GTGTTCGCGCTCGAGTTCCCGCCCCTGAGCCACATCGTCAACTGGCCCGGCTTCGTCGGCGACGGTGCCTGGTGGGAGATCAACAAGGTCGTCCTGGTCTACGGCTTCGCGGTGCTCTTCACGCTGCTGATCTTCGTCCTGGGGAACAAGAAGCAGCTGGTGCCGACCGGTGCCCAGAACCTGGCCGAGATCTCGGTCGAGTTCGTCGAGGAGCAGCTGATCGAGCCGACGATCGGCCACACGAACCGGCGGTGGCTCGCCCCGTTCATGCTGTCGCTGTTCTTCTTCATCTTCTTCACGAACATCTTCGAGGTCATCCCGGTCATCCAGATGCCGGCGAGCGCCCGCATCGCCCTGCCGATGCTCCTCGCCGTGACCAGCTACGTGCTCTACCACGGTGCCGGGATCAAGGAGCACAAGCTCAAGTACATCACCCACACGATGTTCCCCCCGGGCGTGCCGTGGCCGCTCTACATCCTCGTGGTGCCGATCGAGTTCGTCTCGAAGTTCCTGGTCCAGCCGTTCAGCCACACCGTGCGACTCTTCGCCAACCTGCTCGCCGGCCACATCCTCCTCGTCACCTTCGGCGTCTTGTCGGCCGGGCTCTGGACCACCAAGTGGTACGTGGTCTTCCTGCCGCTGCCGGCCTTCGGCGTCGTCTTCTTCACCGCCTTCGAGGTGATGGTCTCGTTCCTGCAGGCCTACGTGTTCACCCTCCTGTTCGGCGTGTACTTCGGTGCCGCCGTCAGCCACGAGCACTGA
- a CDS encoding ATP synthase subunit I — protein MLATRDLGPAPETEIIHDLVRRGLYAAPAALLVGFLGWRLDGLASVAIAVALVLVNFVAAAALQAWAARISYGLVAGVALFGFLVRLAIISAVVLLIGDQPWVAPVPLGLTLVIGHLGLLIWESRFVSASLAFPGLKPTPVKEER, from the coding sequence GTGCTCGCCACGCGCGACCTCGGCCCCGCCCCCGAGACCGAGATCATCCACGATCTCGTGCGCCGGGGCCTCTACGCCGCCCCGGCCGCCCTCCTCGTCGGCTTCCTGGGCTGGCGGCTCGACGGTCTCGCCTCCGTCGCCATCGCCGTCGCTCTGGTGCTGGTCAACTTCGTGGCGGCCGCCGCCCTGCAGGCCTGGGCGGCCCGCATCAGCTACGGGCTGGTCGCCGGCGTCGCCCTCTTCGGCTTCCTGGTCCGCCTGGCGATCATCTCCGCCGTCGTCCTCCTCATCGGCGACCAGCCGTGGGTCGCGCCGGTGCCGCTCGGTCTGACCCTCGTGATCGGCCACCTGGGACTCCTCATCTGGGAGTCCCGCTTCGTCTCTGCCTCCCTGGCCTTCCCCGGCCTCAAGCCCACTCCCGTGAAGGAGGAGCGCTGA
- a CDS encoding AtpZ/AtpI family protein, producing the protein MGRGVDLALTPVVFGFIGWLIDRVAGTSPVFTIVVAAVGILGTAVKIKLGYDKDMEAFEGTAATRPRAVRPAPLPSASAKVGLLRSRGRS; encoded by the coding sequence TTGGGCCGAGGGGTCGACCTGGCGCTCACGCCTGTGGTCTTCGGGTTCATCGGCTGGCTGATCGACCGGGTCGCCGGCACCAGCCCGGTGTTCACGATCGTCGTCGCGGCCGTCGGCATCCTCGGCACCGCCGTGAAGATCAAGCTCGGCTACGACAAGGACATGGAGGCGTTCGAGGGGACCGCCGCCACCCGCCCCCGCGCCGTCCGCCCTGCCCCGCTCCCGTCGGCGTCGGCCAAGGTCGGGCTCCTGAGGTCCCGAGGCCGCTCGTGA
- a CDS encoding acetyl-CoA acetyltransferase has protein sequence MAPAPAALDPRTPVLVGVGQLNVRVDRGEDPMEPVAMLAEAARRAAADTGGAADRLLAGLDTVAVVDILSWRYRDPAALVAAHLGAAPARRWSTVAGGNYPQTLLNRAAVDISAGRADAVLVGGAEAWRTRTAARKAGTDLGWTVQGDDASPTEMLGDETPLAHEDEIARGLFMPVQLYPIFESAVRAAAGRDQAEHQRVVSELWARFSEVAAANPHAWIREARTAEEIRTAGPDNRMIGHPYPKLMNSNNSVEQAAALIVCSVERARDLGIPTDRWVFPWTGTDAHDTWFVGNRISLHRSPAIGIAGKKALELAAVGVDDLAHVDVYSCFPSAVQVAATELGLGLERQLTVTGGLSFAGGPWNDYVSHSIATMAEVLRADAGSVGLVTANGGYLTKHAFGVYSTTPPPRGRFAHRDCQAEVDAVGSVDLVADHEGAVRIEAATVMHDRDGKPEQAYLATRTPDRHRSWCTSTDDDVIALVTHDEPVGVAAHRTADGTLSL, from the coding sequence ATGGCTCCTGCACCTGCCGCTCTCGACCCCCGCACGCCCGTCCTGGTGGGTGTCGGCCAGCTCAACGTCCGGGTCGACCGGGGCGAGGACCCGATGGAGCCGGTGGCCATGCTGGCCGAGGCCGCCCGCCGGGCGGCGGCCGACACGGGCGGTGCCGCCGACCGGCTGCTCGCCGGGCTCGACACCGTCGCCGTGGTCGACATCCTCTCGTGGCGGTACCGGGACCCGGCCGCCCTCGTCGCCGCCCACCTCGGCGCCGCGCCGGCCCGCCGTTGGTCCACCGTCGCCGGCGGCAACTACCCGCAGACGCTCCTGAACCGGGCGGCGGTCGACATCAGCGCCGGCCGGGCCGACGCCGTGCTCGTGGGGGGCGCCGAGGCGTGGCGCACCCGCACCGCGGCCCGCAAGGCCGGCACCGACCTGGGCTGGACCGTCCAGGGCGACGACGCCTCCCCGACCGAGATGCTCGGGGACGAGACGCCGCTGGCCCACGAGGACGAGATCGCCCGGGGGCTGTTCATGCCGGTGCAGCTGTACCCGATCTTCGAGAGCGCGGTCCGGGCCGCCGCCGGCCGGGACCAGGCCGAGCACCAGCGGGTGGTCTCCGAGCTGTGGGCCCGGTTCAGCGAGGTGGCGGCGGCCAACCCCCACGCCTGGATCCGGGAGGCCCGCACGGCGGAGGAGATCCGCACCGCCGGCCCGGACAACCGCATGATCGGCCACCCGTACCCGAAGCTCATGAACTCCAACAACAGCGTGGAGCAGGCGGCCGCCCTGATCGTCTGCTCGGTGGAGCGGGCCCGTGACCTCGGGATCCCGACCGACCGGTGGGTGTTCCCCTGGACCGGCACCGACGCCCACGACACGTGGTTCGTCGGCAACCGGATCTCGCTCCACCGCTCGCCCGCCATCGGCATCGCCGGCAAGAAGGCGCTGGAGCTGGCGGCGGTCGGCGTGGACGACCTGGCCCACGTCGACGTGTACTCCTGCTTCCCGAGCGCCGTGCAGGTCGCGGCGACCGAGCTCGGCCTGGGCCTCGAACGTCAGCTGACCGTGACCGGCGGCCTGAGCTTCGCCGGCGGGCCGTGGAACGACTACGTGTCGCACTCGATCGCCACCATGGCCGAGGTCCTCCGCGCCGACGCCGGGAGCGTCGGCCTGGTGACGGCCAACGGCGGCTACCTCACCAAGCACGCCTTCGGCGTCTACTCCACGACGCCCCCGCCCCGGGGCCGCTTCGCCCACCGGGACTGCCAGGCCGAGGTCGACGCCGTCGGCTCGGTCGACCTGGTCGCCGACCACGAGGGCGCCGTCCGCATCGAGGCGGCCACCGTCATGCACGACCGGGACGGGAAGCCGGAGCAGGCGTACCTCGCCACCCGCACCCCCGACCGCCACCGGTCCTGGTGCACCAGCACCGACGACGACGTCATCGCCCTGGTCACCCACGACGAGCCCGTCGGCGTCGCCGCCCACCGCACCGCCGATGGGACCCTCTCCCTCTAG
- the rpiB gene encoding ribose 5-phosphate isomerase B — translation MRIAIGSDHAGFALKAHLVDHLRGAGHEVLDAGTDDDTSVDYPGYCAAVARAVASGAVDRGIVMGGSGQGEQIAANAVRGVRAALCNDLFTARMSRLHNDANVLSLGGRIVGTGLADEIVDTWLATEFEGDRHTHRVEQLAEIASLAADPDAQDALIDRLAPGALARARGEE, via the coding sequence ATGCGCATCGCCATCGGCTCCGACCACGCCGGCTTCGCCCTCAAGGCCCACCTCGTCGACCACCTGCGCGGGGCCGGCCACGAGGTGCTCGACGCCGGCACCGACGACGACACGTCGGTCGACTACCCCGGCTACTGCGCCGCCGTCGCCCGGGCGGTGGCCTCGGGCGCCGTCGACCGCGGGATCGTCATGGGTGGCTCGGGCCAGGGCGAGCAGATCGCCGCCAACGCCGTGCGCGGGGTGCGGGCGGCCCTGTGCAACGACCTGTTCACGGCGCGGATGAGCCGGCTCCACAACGACGCCAACGTGCTCTCGTTGGGCGGGCGCATCGTGGGCACCGGTCTGGCCGACGAGATCGTCGACACCTGGCTCGCCACCGAGTTCGAGGGCGACCGCCACACCCACCGGGTCGAGCAGCTGGCCGAGATCGCCTCGCTCGCCGCCGACCCCGACGCTCAAGACGCCCTGATCGACCGTCTCGCTCCCGGTGCCCTGGCCCGGGCGCGCGGCGAGGAGTAG
- the glyA gene encoding serine hydroxymethyltransferase produces MPWPADDDTELFSIIDAEVERQNTTLQLIASENFTSPAVLRATGTVLTNKYSEGYPGKRYYGGNEVIDQAEELARHRACELFGADHANVQPHSGANANMAVYLAMLQPGDTVLGLRLDQGGHLTHGSPVNASGILYRFVSYGVTPSDERIDFDQVRDLAKEHQPKIIVAGATAYPRIIDPAPFREIADEVGALFMFDAAHIAGLIAGGAHPNPVPHADIVTFTTHKTLRGPRGGCILTRAEHATAIDKAVFPGSQGGPLDHVIAAKAVAFREAADPSFAAYAQGIVANAAALAQRLAEHGLRLVSGGTDNHLMLVDLRSLDADLSGKKARLALDRAGISLNENTVPDDPRPPYITSGLRIGTPAVTTQGMGVEEMGTVGDLIHRTLAGRADEAEIAAVREEVRQLCGRFAPYPDIGPGLPS; encoded by the coding sequence ATGCCCTGGCCCGCCGACGACGACACCGAGCTGTTCTCCATCATCGACGCCGAGGTCGAGCGTCAGAACACCACGCTCCAGCTCATCGCCTCGGAGAACTTCACGTCCCCCGCCGTGCTCCGGGCCACCGGGACGGTCCTGACCAACAAGTACAGCGAGGGCTACCCGGGCAAGCGCTACTACGGCGGCAACGAGGTCATCGACCAGGCCGAGGAGCTGGCCCGCCACCGGGCCTGCGAGCTCTTCGGCGCCGACCACGCCAACGTCCAGCCCCACTCCGGGGCCAACGCCAACATGGCCGTGTACCTCGCCATGCTCCAGCCCGGCGACACGGTCCTCGGGCTGCGCCTCGACCAGGGCGGCCACCTGACCCACGGGTCGCCGGTGAACGCCAGCGGCATCCTGTACCGGTTCGTCTCCTACGGCGTCACCCCCTCCGACGAGCGCATCGACTTCGACCAGGTCCGCGACCTGGCCAAGGAGCACCAGCCCAAGATCATCGTGGCCGGGGCCACGGCCTACCCCCGGATCATCGACCCCGCCCCGTTCCGGGAGATCGCCGACGAGGTCGGGGCGCTGTTCATGTTCGACGCCGCCCACATCGCCGGGTTGATCGCCGGTGGGGCCCACCCCAACCCGGTGCCCCACGCCGACATCGTCACCTTCACGACCCACAAGACACTGCGGGGCCCGCGCGGGGGCTGCATCCTCACCCGCGCCGAGCACGCCACCGCCATCGACAAGGCCGTCTTCCCCGGGTCCCAGGGCGGACCCCTCGACCACGTGATCGCGGCCAAGGCGGTGGCCTTCCGCGAGGCGGCCGACCCGTCCTTCGCCGCCTACGCCCAGGGCATCGTGGCCAACGCCGCCGCCCTGGCCCAGCGGCTGGCCGAGCACGGCCTGCGGCTGGTGTCGGGCGGCACGGACAACCACCTCATGCTCGTCGACCTGCGCAGCCTCGACGCCGACCTGTCGGGCAAGAAGGCCCGCCTCGCCCTCGACCGGGCCGGCATCAGCCTCAACGAGAACACCGTGCCCGACGACCCCCGCCCGCCGTACATCACCAGCGGGCTGCGGATCGGCACCCCGGCGGTGACGACCCAGGGCATGGGCGTCGAGGAGATGGGCACCGTCGGTGACCTCATCCACCGCACCCTGGCGGGTCGGGCCGACGAGGCCGAGATCGCCGCCGTGCGCGAGGAGGTCCGCCAGCTCTGCGGCCGGTTCGCCCCGTACCCCGACATCGGCCCCGGCCTGCCGTCTTGA
- a CDS encoding glycosyltransferase family 4 protein — MRPDALAYGIVFATAFGIALVLTPVCGWVAKRIGAIDDRVDDRRVHTAPTPYLGGVAMCLSILGAALVAWRMDAFRDVFADGGVQSPLNGVLLAAVIACVVGTWDDLRDVSPPAKTAGLVLSGSALYWMGAALFIVRIPFAGTIVLSWDMVPLVTVIWAMGMANATNFIDGLDGLAAGIVAIASGALFLYSHRLSDPNVNVLLVDSPAPLIAIVVLGACVGFLPYNFNPARIFMGDGGALMLGVVMAGATMLVGGQTDAQVSGRTYFFYLPLLIPLVVMGVPILDTAWAIVRRTRKGLSPAHADKNHLHHRLMRLGHGHRRSVLILWTWTALLSAFVLVPVYTDRGNSVVPIGIAAAGLVLYTYLHPGARRTRGIEG; from the coding sequence GTGAGGCCCGACGCCCTCGCCTACGGCATCGTCTTCGCTACGGCGTTCGGCATCGCCCTCGTGCTGACCCCCGTCTGCGGTTGGGTCGCCAAGCGGATCGGGGCCATCGACGACCGGGTGGACGACCGTCGGGTCCACACCGCCCCGACCCCCTACCTGGGGGGCGTGGCCATGTGCCTCTCGATCCTCGGCGCCGCCCTGGTGGCGTGGCGGATGGACGCCTTCCGGGACGTCTTCGCCGACGGCGGGGTGCAGTCGCCGCTCAACGGTGTCCTCCTCGCCGCGGTGATCGCCTGCGTGGTGGGCACGTGGGACGACCTGCGCGACGTCTCCCCGCCGGCCAAGACCGCCGGGCTGGTGCTGTCCGGCAGCGCCCTCTACTGGATGGGCGCGGCCCTGTTCATCGTGCGCATCCCCTTCGCCGGCACGATCGTCCTGTCGTGGGACATGGTCCCGCTGGTCACGGTGATCTGGGCCATGGGCATGGCCAACGCGACCAACTTCATCGACGGGCTCGACGGCCTGGCCGCCGGCATCGTCGCCATCGCCAGCGGGGCCCTGTTCCTCTACTCCCACCGCCTGTCGGACCCCAACGTCAACGTCCTGCTGGTCGACAGCCCGGCCCCCCTGATCGCCATCGTGGTCCTCGGCGCGTGCGTGGGGTTCCTGCCCTACAACTTCAACCCGGCGCGGATCTTCATGGGCGACGGGGGCGCGCTCATGCTCGGCGTGGTCATGGCCGGCGCGACCATGCTCGTCGGCGGCCAGACCGACGCCCAGGTGAGCGGGCGGACGTACTTCTTCTACCTGCCGCTGCTCATCCCCCTCGTGGTGATGGGCGTCCCCATCCTCGACACGGCGTGGGCCATCGTGAGGCGCACCCGCAAGGGCCTGAGCCCCGCCCACGCCGACAAGAACCACCTCCACCACCGGCTGATGCGCCTGGGCCACGGCCACCGCCGCAGCGTCCTGATCCTGTGGACCTGGACCGCCCTGCTGTCCGCCTTCGTGCTGGTGCCGGTGTACACCGACCGCGGCAACTCGGTCGTCCCCATCGGGATCGCCGCCGCCGGGCTGGTGCTCTACACCTACCTGCACCCCGGTGCCCGCCGCACCCGCGGCATCGAGGGCTAG
- a CDS encoding sporulation protein, whose translation MFKKLKQAFGVGGPSVDTVLSTPAVYPGGVLQGEVRITGGSEPRDFNNLTLSLAATVEVESGDDEYLSRIKFADLQVAGAGRLEAGVNTSVPFQMEVPWEAPFNSLRGRRFERMKLGVQTRFDLPGGKDATDFDPIDIHPLPVHEEVVAAMERVGFNLQSADLEKGSIAGSSLGFYNEVEFRGHGKIPEAELTFVTGPHETRVVIELERRGLLASRERQSNLAGPTQEPFDWDSAIRQHLDELARASGRFFG comes from the coding sequence ATGTTCAAGAAGCTGAAGCAGGCCTTCGGGGTCGGGGGGCCCTCGGTCGACACTGTCCTGTCCACCCCCGCCGTGTACCCCGGCGGCGTCCTCCAGGGCGAGGTGCGCATCACCGGCGGCTCCGAGCCCCGTGACTTCAACAACCTGACCCTCTCGCTGGCCGCGACCGTCGAGGTCGAGTCGGGTGACGACGAGTACCTCTCGCGCATCAAGTTCGCCGACCTCCAGGTGGCGGGGGCGGGCCGGCTCGAGGCCGGGGTCAACACGTCGGTCCCGTTCCAGATGGAGGTCCCCTGGGAGGCGCCGTTCAACAGCCTCCGGGGCCGGCGCTTCGAGCGCATGAAGCTCGGCGTGCAGACCCGCTTCGACCTCCCCGGCGGCAAGGACGCCACCGACTTCGACCCGATCGACATCCACCCCCTGCCGGTGCACGAGGAGGTCGTGGCGGCCATGGAGCGGGTCGGCTTCAACCTGCAGAGCGCCGACCTCGAGAAGGGGTCGATCGCGGGCTCGTCGCTCGGCTTCTACAACGAGGTGGAGTTCCGGGGCCACGGCAAGATCCCCGAGGCCGAGCTGACGTTCGTGACCGGGCCCCACGAGACCCGGGTCGTCATCGAGCTCGAGCGCCGGGGCCTGCTGGCGTCGCGGGAGCGCCAGAGCAACCTGGCCGGCCCGACCCAGGAGCCCTTCGACTGGGACAGCGCCATCCGCCAGCACCTCGACGAGCTGGCCCGCGCCAGCGGCCGCTTCTTCGGCTAG
- a CDS encoding L-threonylcarbamoyladenylate synthase, which yields MTEAVDGRLVDRLVAALEAGEPVVIPTDTVYGVAALPTVPGATARLYALKDRRPDVPLAVLVADAAALDDLVGAVPPGVPALVAAHWPGPLTVVLRRHPERQGWDLGGDPRTIGVRCPADRLVRAVAARVGPIATTSANRHGQPTPATAAEAAAELTAPVAVVADGGPLRGTASTVVDVTEDPWRILRQGSLDAAALGLA from the coding sequence ATGACCGAGGCGGTCGACGGCCGGCTGGTCGACCGGTTGGTCGCCGCCCTCGAGGCGGGCGAGCCGGTGGTTATCCCGACCGACACGGTCTACGGGGTCGCCGCCCTGCCGACGGTCCCCGGGGCCACCGCCCGCCTCTACGCCCTGAAGGACCGGCGCCCCGACGTGCCCCTCGCCGTGCTCGTGGCCGACGCCGCCGCCCTCGACGACCTGGTCGGCGCCGTCCCCCCGGGCGTCCCCGCCCTCGTGGCCGCCCACTGGCCCGGGCCCCTGACCGTCGTCCTCCGTCGTCACCCGGAGCGGCAGGGGTGGGACCTCGGCGGCGACCCCCGCACGATCGGCGTCCGCTGCCCGGCCGACCGCCTGGTGCGGGCGGTGGCGGCCCGGGTGGGGCCCATCGCCACGACGAGCGCCAACCGCCACGGCCAGCCGACCCCCGCGACCGCAGCCGAGGCGGCGGCCGAGCTGACGGCCCCCGTCGCCGTGGTGGCCGACGGCGGACCGCTCCGGGGGACCGCCTCGACGGTGGTCGACGTCACCGAGGACCCGTGGCGGATCCTGCGGCAGGGGTCCCTCGACGCCGCCGCCCTCGGCCTGGCCTGA
- the prmC gene encoding peptide chain release factor N(5)-glutamine methyltransferase, translating to MAGEHGGPGAPPAGAEEATVPWRALLAEAVATLADGGVEGAEVEARRIVEEATGRDGADLLVHLDEPATVNGVAALDAMVARRLAGEPLQYVLGRWGFRTLDLMVDRRVLIPRPETEGVVDHVLAELARRRDEMAASGRAAPPVVVDLGCGSGAIGLAVAAEWRGAEVHLVDLSADAVAVARANLAGLGMAGSTVAVHHGSWFDPLPPDRAGRVDVVVSNPPYVAADETLPPVVADWEPADALVSGPTGLEAVERILTDAVSWLAPSGLVVMEIGATQAEAARAAAEAAGLVEVDVRPDLSGRDRALVARAAR from the coding sequence GTGGCCGGCGAGCACGGCGGCCCCGGCGCGCCCCCGGCCGGCGCCGAGGAGGCCACCGTCCCGTGGCGGGCCCTCCTGGCCGAGGCGGTGGCGACCCTCGCCGACGGGGGGGTCGAGGGCGCCGAGGTCGAGGCCCGGCGCATCGTCGAGGAGGCGACCGGCCGCGACGGGGCGGATCTCCTGGTCCACCTGGACGAACCGGCGACGGTGAACGGCGTCGCCGCCCTCGATGCCATGGTGGCCCGCCGCCTCGCCGGCGAGCCGCTGCAGTACGTGCTCGGGCGGTGGGGCTTCCGGACCCTCGACCTGATGGTCGACCGGCGGGTCCTGATCCCTCGCCCCGAGACCGAGGGCGTCGTCGACCACGTCCTGGCCGAGCTGGCCCGCCGCCGGGACGAGATGGCCGCGTCCGGGCGGGCCGCGCCGCCGGTCGTCGTGGACCTGGGCTGCGGCTCGGGCGCCATCGGCCTGGCCGTCGCCGCCGAGTGGCGCGGCGCCGAGGTGCACCTGGTCGACCTGTCGGCCGACGCCGTGGCCGTCGCCCGCGCCAACCTGGCGGGGCTGGGGATGGCGGGCAGCACGGTCGCGGTCCACCACGGATCCTGGTTCGACCCGCTGCCGCCCGACCGGGCCGGCCGCGTCGACGTGGTCGTGTCCAACCCGCCCTACGTCGCCGCCGACGAGACCCTCCCGCCCGTCGTCGCCGACTGGGAGCCGGCGGACGCCCTCGTGTCGGGCCCGACCGGGCTCGAGGCCGTCGAGCGGATCCTCACCGATGCCGTGTCCTGGCTCGCCCCGTCCGGCCTCGTCGTGATGGAGATCGGGGCGACCCAGGCCGAGGCCGCCCGAGCCGCGGCCGAGGCCGCCGGCCTGGTCGAGGTGGACGTCCGCCCCGACCTCTCCGGCCGCGACCGCGCCCTCGTCGCCCGCGCCGCCCGATGA
- the prfA gene encoding peptide chain release factor 1 has protein sequence MLERLDELARELADVEARLSDPDVYADQARSADLARRHKELEAIVSRAEELRSRTDDLATAREMLAEAEPDEKEMMRDEVAETEADIARLTAEIRLLLLPRDPNDDRNVIVEVRGAEGGEEANLFARDLFEMYKAWAAHKGWPLTVMEADASPMGGFESVTFQVRGDGAWAHFKHEGGPHRVQRVPVTESQGRIHTSSATVTVLPEADEVDVKIDPNDLQVDVYRSSGPGGQSVNTTDSAVRITHKPTGLVVSMQDEKSQLQNKEKALRVLRSRLLRAEQERAEAEASEARRSQTGGGGRSEKIRTYNFKENRVSDHRIGLTLYKLDKVLAGDLDDVSDALVADEQTRRLTETGA, from the coding sequence ATGCTGGAACGACTCGATGAGCTGGCCCGGGAGCTGGCCGACGTCGAGGCCCGGCTGTCGGACCCCGACGTCTACGCCGACCAGGCCAGGTCGGCGGACCTGGCCCGCCGGCACAAGGAGCTCGAGGCCATCGTGTCGCGCGCCGAGGAGCTGCGGTCCCGCACCGACGACCTGGCCACGGCCCGCGAGATGCTGGCCGAGGCCGAGCCCGACGAGAAGGAGATGATGCGGGACGAGGTCGCCGAGACCGAGGCCGACATCGCCCGCCTGACGGCCGAGATCCGCCTGCTCCTCTTGCCCCGCGACCCCAACGACGACCGCAACGTCATCGTCGAGGTGCGGGGCGCCGAGGGGGGCGAGGAGGCCAACCTCTTCGCCCGCGACCTGTTCGAGATGTACAAGGCGTGGGCCGCCCACAAGGGCTGGCCCCTCACGGTGATGGAGGCCGACGCCTCGCCCATGGGGGGCTTCGAGTCGGTCACCTTCCAGGTGAGGGGCGACGGCGCCTGGGCGCACTTCAAGCACGAGGGCGGGCCCCACCGGGTGCAGCGCGTCCCCGTCACCGAGTCGCAGGGCCGGATCCACACCTCGTCGGCCACCGTGACCGTGCTCCCGGAGGCCGACGAGGTCGACGTCAAGATCGACCCCAACGACCTCCAGGTCGACGTCTACCGCTCGTCGGGCCCCGGCGGGCAGTCGGTCAACACCACCGACTCCGCCGTCCGCATCACCCACAAGCCCACCGGCCTGGTGGTGTCCATGCAGGACGAGAAGAGCCAGCTCCAGAACAAGGAGAAGGCCCTGCGGGTGCTGCGGAGCCGTCTGCTCCGGGCCGAGCAGGAGCGGGCCGAGGCCGAGGCCTCCGAGGCCCGCCGCAGCCAGACCGGCGGGGGTGGTCGCAGCGAGAAGATCCGGACCTACAACTTCAAGGAGAACCGGGTCAGCGACCACCGCATCGGCCTCACGCTCTACAAGCTCGACAAGGTGCTGGCCGGCGATCTCGACGACGTCAGCGACGCCCTCGTCGCCGACGAGCAGACCCGTCGCCTGACCGAGACCGGGGCCTGA
- a CDS encoding DUF3817 domain-containing protein has translation MTEPTVPAVSLPSVARLLRAVSLIEGVSYLVLLGCVVAKYAFDAPGEGGVPIMGPTHGTIFLVFAVLVLIGREEQGWNGGQTLLALVLSAVPLGGFYVERKMIQVPGPGAPAPA, from the coding sequence GTGACCGAGCCCACCGTCCCCGCCGTCTCCCTGCCCTCGGTGGCCAGGCTCCTGCGCGCCGTGAGCCTGATCGAGGGCGTGTCCTACCTCGTCCTCCTGGGCTGCGTCGTCGCCAAGTACGCCTTCGACGCCCCCGGCGAGGGCGGGGTGCCGATCATGGGCCCGACGCACGGGACGATCTTCCTCGTGTTCGCCGTCCTCGTGCTGATCGGTCGGGAGGAGCAGGGCTGGAACGGGGGCCAGACGCTCCTGGCGCTGGTGCTCTCGGCCGTGCCCCTCGGGGGCTTCTACGTCGAGCGCAAGATGATCCAGGTCCCCGGCCCCGGCGCGCCGGCTCCGGCCTAG
- the rpmE gene encoding 50S ribosomal protein L31, with protein MKTDIHPSYTETSVTCSCGNTFTTRSTSDSLRVELCNECHPFYTGKQKLVDTGGRIDRFERRYGARKGKKAETEG; from the coding sequence ATGAAGACCGACATCCACCCCAGCTACACCGAGACCTCGGTGACGTGCTCCTGCGGGAACACGTTCACGACGCGGTCGACGAGCGACTCGCTCCGCGTCGAGCTCTGCAACGAGTGCCACCCCTTCTACACCGGCAAGCAGAAGCTGGTGGACACCGGCGGCCGCATCGACCGCTTCGAGCGTCGCTACGGGGCCCGCAAGGGCAAGAAGGCCGAGACCGAGGGCTGA